A stretch of the Rhipicephalus microplus isolate Deutch F79 unplaced genomic scaffold, USDA_Rmic scaffold_176, whole genome shotgun sequence genome encodes the following:
- the LOC142791597 gene encoding sterile alpha motif domain-containing protein 3-like, with protein sequence MEPPEFQYLVSFQGRKKIISARGPTEADILEALKTTDFGHSLQACRIEVYNVRHDEFVDPPAGHVFSEKDKIRLVCSENFLMSCSTTDKVTAVHEGSLPKTLESNEQSPSQQLACCENDYRLPPVPLDIKDAIERTQPGKVSSHTKSRIVGWIANHLMTITVYPGSLYEAAAKSLVLEYPVLRDTIGTGWDSWKVSLKYKFAYMRKSLCTVPAVQAARAAYGKRKDLEESTNTKRHCHVIVDLSQHVASQHDEATINSHIDYMVKEIKRPIPDMQKLGDSMEQTRPSRQKWMKEMRPSTADVVLKYPALAKAEMLHEEFIALTGVNLEKKVLEFINRYGDRCFELAKCRRCAKEAVKAIEEEVEALDGDEKKYRFAVGIVELLPMLLKEQPRFLQGPDTYPALSLKGKNASEATNIVASFEGLSVEVLDVIAGMTALMEIYWIFDVKYSGANKKTFTLLEHFCGLPTSAKQMPLVIRQISSLEKAT encoded by the exons ATGGAGCCGCCGGAATTCCAATATTTGGTGTCATTTCAAGGCCGCAAGAAGATTATTTCTGCTCGTGGACCGACGGAGGCGGACATTTTGGAAGCCTTGAAGACGACAGACTTTGGCCATTCTTTGCAAGCATGCCGGATTGAG GTATACAACGTCCGACATGATGAATTTGTGGACCCACCAGCTGGCCATGTCTTCTCTGAGAAAGATAAAATCAGGCTTGTGTGCAGTGAAAACTTCTTAATGAGCTGCAG CACAACTGACAAAGTGACAGCAGTGCATGAAGGTAGCCTGCCCAAGACCCTTGAAAGTAATGagcagtcacctagtcagcagcttgCCTGCTGTGAAAATGATTATAGGCTACCACCTGTGCCCTTAGATATTAAGGATGCGATTGAAAGGACACAACCAGGAAAAGTGTCCAGTCACACTAAATCCCGCATTGTAGGGTGGATTGCAAATCATCTCATGACTATAACAGT CTATCCAGGAAGCCTCTACGAAGCAGCTGCAAAATCTCTCGTGTTGGAATATCCAGTGCTAAGGGACACTATTGGCACAGGCTGG GACTCATGGAAAGTCTCCTTGAAATACAAATTCGCATATATGAGGAAGTCTCTGTGCACAGTTCCAGCTGTTCAAGCAGCGAGAGCAGCTTACGGAAAACGCAAAGACTTAGAAGAAAGCACCAATACTAAGCGGCACTGCCATGTG aTTGTAGATCTCTCCCAACATGTCGCTTCTCAGCATGATGAGGCTACAATTAATAGCCATATTGACTACATGGTGAAAGAAATCAAGCGGCCTATTCCTGACATGCAAAAACTCGGTGATTCTATGGAGCAGACAAGACCATCTAGACAGAAGTGGATGAAGGAAATGAGGCCATCAACAGCAGATGTGGTGCTGAAATACCCTGCTTTGGCAAAGGCTGAAATG CTTCATGAGGAGTTCATTGCTCTCACTGGCGTTAACTTAGAAAAAAAGGTCCTGGAATTTATAAACCGGTATGGAGACCGGTGTTTTGAGCTTGCGAAGTGTCGTCGTTGCGCGAAGGAAGCTGTGAAAGCAATTGAAGAAGAAGTCGAGGCACTGGATGGTGACGAAAAGAAAT ATCGCTTTGCCGTTGGCATTGTCGAGTTGCTGCCCATGCTCCTAAAGGAGCAGCCGCGATTTCTGCAGGGACCG GACACCTACCCTGCCCTTTCGCTGAAGGGCAAAAATGCCTCTGAAGCTACAAACATAGTTGCGAGCTTTGAAGGGCTTAGTGTAGAGGTGCTTGATGTAATTGCAGGTATGACGGCGCTTATGGAAATATACTGGATATTCGATGTCAAGTACAGTGGCGCcaacaaaaaaacattcactCTACTTGAACATTTCTGTGGCTTGCCGACAAGTGCAAAGCAGATGCCGCTAGTCATACGGCAAATATCATCGCTTGAAAAGGCAACTTAA